A single Hippocampus zosterae strain Florida chromosome 17, ASM2543408v3, whole genome shotgun sequence DNA region contains:
- the LOC127589416 gene encoding thyroid hormone receptor alpha isoform X1, whose amino-acid sequence MAGSQIFLNETSETGFSSHAFGIWWLDVPKRKRKNSQSSVKSMSALSISVPGYIPSYLEKDEPCVVCGDKATGYHYRCITCEGCKGFFRRTIQKNLHPAYSCKYESCCIIDKITRNQCQLCRFKKCIAVGMAMDLVLDDSKRVAKRRLIEENREKRKREELVRTMQVRPEPDASEWELIRMVTEAHRHTNAQGASWKQKRKFLVTDEPFVFIRYRFVSLNRMRFSRPQPDDIGQGLVPASEGDKVDLEAFSEFTKIMTPAITRVVDFAKKLPMFSELPCEDQIILLKGCCMEIMSLRAAVRYDPDSETLTLNGEMAVKREQLKNGGLGVVSDAIFDLGKSLAQFNLDDSEVALMQAVLLMSSDRSGLTSVEKIEQCQEAYLLAFEHYINYRKHNIPHFWPKLLMKVTDLRMIGACHASRFLHMKVECPNELFPPLFLEVFEDQDV is encoded by the exons ATGGCGGGCTCCCAAATTTTTTTGAACGAAACCAGTGAAACGGGCTTCTCAAGTCACGCATTCGGCATCTG GTGGCTCGATGTGCCAAAGAGAAAAAGGAAGAACAGCCAGTCTTCGGTGAAGAGCATGTCAG CTCTTAGCATCTCTGTTCCAGGGTACATCCCCAGCTACCTGGAGAAGGATGAGCCGTGCGTGGTGTGCGGCGACAAGGCCACCGGTTACCACTACCGCTGCATCACATGCGAGGGCTGCAAG GGTTTCTTCCGTCGAACCATCCAAAAGAACCTCCACCCGGCGTACTCGTGTAAATACGAAAGCTGCTGCATCATCGACAAGATCACCCGCAACCAGTGCCAGCTTTGCCGTTTTAAGAAGTGCATCGCCGTTGGCATGGCCATGGACT TGGTCTTGGACGATTCGAAGCGCGTTGCCAAACGCCGTCTCATCGAGGAGAATCGGGAGAAACGAAAAAGGGAGGAGCTGGTGCGGACCATGCAGGTGAGGCCGGAACCCGACGCCTCGGAGTGGGAACTGATCAGGATGGTGACCGAGGCCCACCGTCACACCAACGCCCAGGGAGCCAGCTGGAAACAGAAGCGCAAGTTCCTGGTAACTGACGAGCCCTTTGTTTTCATACGCTATCGATTCGTATCCCTTAACCGAATGAGGTTTTCGCGCCCGCAGCCGGATGATATCGGCCAGGGCTTGGTGCCCGCGTCAGAAGGAGACAAGGTGGACCTGGAAGCCTTCAGCGAATTCACCAAGATCATGACGCCTGCCATCACGCGGGTGGTGGACTTTGCCAAGAAACTGCCCATGTTCTCGGAG CTTCCGTGCGAAGACCAGATCATCTTGTTGAAAGGCTGCTGCATGGAGATCATGTCGCTGCGCGCCGCCGTGCGCTACGACCCGGACAGCGAGACCCTGACGCTGAACGGCGAGATGGCCGTCAAACGGGAGCAGCTGAAGAACGGCGGCTTGGGCGTGGTGTCGGACGCCATCTTTGATTTGGGCAAGAGCCTGGCCCAGTTTAACTTGGACGACTCGGAGGTGGCGCTGATGCAGGCCGTCCTTCTCATGAGCTCAG ATCGCTCGGGGCTGACGAGCGTGGAGAAGATCGAGCAGTGCCAAGAGGCGTACCTGCTGGCGTTTGAGCACTACATCAACTACCGCAAGCACAACATTCCTCACTTCTGGCCCAAGCTGCTGATGAAGGTCACGGACCTGCGCATGATCGGGGCGTGCCACGCCAGCCGCTTCCTCCACATGAAGGTGGAGTGTCCCAACGAACTCTTTCCGCCGCTCTTCCTGGAGGTCTTTGAGGACCAGGATGTGTGA
- the LOC127589416 gene encoding thyroid hormone receptor alpha isoform X2, whose amino-acid sequence MAGSQIFLNETSETGFSSHAFGIWWLDVPKRKRKNSQSSVKSMSGYIPSYLEKDEPCVVCGDKATGYHYRCITCEGCKGFFRRTIQKNLHPAYSCKYESCCIIDKITRNQCQLCRFKKCIAVGMAMDLVLDDSKRVAKRRLIEENREKRKREELVRTMQVRPEPDASEWELIRMVTEAHRHTNAQGASWKQKRKFLVTDEPFVFIRYRFVSLNRMRFSRPQPDDIGQGLVPASEGDKVDLEAFSEFTKIMTPAITRVVDFAKKLPMFSELPCEDQIILLKGCCMEIMSLRAAVRYDPDSETLTLNGEMAVKREQLKNGGLGVVSDAIFDLGKSLAQFNLDDSEVALMQAVLLMSSDRSGLTSVEKIEQCQEAYLLAFEHYINYRKHNIPHFWPKLLMKVTDLRMIGACHASRFLHMKVECPNELFPPLFLEVFEDQDV is encoded by the exons ATGGCGGGCTCCCAAATTTTTTTGAACGAAACCAGTGAAACGGGCTTCTCAAGTCACGCATTCGGCATCTG GTGGCTCGATGTGCCAAAGAGAAAAAGGAAGAACAGCCAGTCTTCGGTGAAGAGCATGTCAG GGTACATCCCCAGCTACCTGGAGAAGGATGAGCCGTGCGTGGTGTGCGGCGACAAGGCCACCGGTTACCACTACCGCTGCATCACATGCGAGGGCTGCAAG GGTTTCTTCCGTCGAACCATCCAAAAGAACCTCCACCCGGCGTACTCGTGTAAATACGAAAGCTGCTGCATCATCGACAAGATCACCCGCAACCAGTGCCAGCTTTGCCGTTTTAAGAAGTGCATCGCCGTTGGCATGGCCATGGACT TGGTCTTGGACGATTCGAAGCGCGTTGCCAAACGCCGTCTCATCGAGGAGAATCGGGAGAAACGAAAAAGGGAGGAGCTGGTGCGGACCATGCAGGTGAGGCCGGAACCCGACGCCTCGGAGTGGGAACTGATCAGGATGGTGACCGAGGCCCACCGTCACACCAACGCCCAGGGAGCCAGCTGGAAACAGAAGCGCAAGTTCCTGGTAACTGACGAGCCCTTTGTTTTCATACGCTATCGATTCGTATCCCTTAACCGAATGAGGTTTTCGCGCCCGCAGCCGGATGATATCGGCCAGGGCTTGGTGCCCGCGTCAGAAGGAGACAAGGTGGACCTGGAAGCCTTCAGCGAATTCACCAAGATCATGACGCCTGCCATCACGCGGGTGGTGGACTTTGCCAAGAAACTGCCCATGTTCTCGGAG CTTCCGTGCGAAGACCAGATCATCTTGTTGAAAGGCTGCTGCATGGAGATCATGTCGCTGCGCGCCGCCGTGCGCTACGACCCGGACAGCGAGACCCTGACGCTGAACGGCGAGATGGCCGTCAAACGGGAGCAGCTGAAGAACGGCGGCTTGGGCGTGGTGTCGGACGCCATCTTTGATTTGGGCAAGAGCCTGGCCCAGTTTAACTTGGACGACTCGGAGGTGGCGCTGATGCAGGCCGTCCTTCTCATGAGCTCAG ATCGCTCGGGGCTGACGAGCGTGGAGAAGATCGAGCAGTGCCAAGAGGCGTACCTGCTGGCGTTTGAGCACTACATCAACTACCGCAAGCACAACATTCCTCACTTCTGGCCCAAGCTGCTGATGAAGGTCACGGACCTGCGCATGATCGGGGCGTGCCACGCCAGCCGCTTCCTCCACATGAAGGTGGAGTGTCCCAACGAACTCTTTCCGCCGCTCTTCCTGGAGGTCTTTGAGGACCAGGATGTGTGA
- the LOC127589416 gene encoding thyroid hormone receptor alpha isoform X4 produces the protein MAGSQIFLNETSETGFSSHAFGIWWLDVPKRKRKNSQSSVKSMSALSISVPGYIPSYLEKDEPCVVCGDKATGYHYRCITCEGCKGFFRRTIQKNLHPAYSCKYESCCIIDKITRNQCQLCRFKKCIAVGMAMDLVLDDSKRVAKRRLIEENREKRKREELVRTMQVRPEPDASEWELIRMVTEAHRHTNAQGASWKQKRKFLPDDIGQGLVPASEGDKVDLEAFSEFTKIMTPAITRVVDFAKKLPMFSELPCEDQIILLKGCCMEIMSLRAAVRYDPDSETLTLNGEMAVKREQLKNGGLGVVSDAIFDLGKSLAQFNLDDSEVALMQAVLLMSSDRSGLTSVEKIEQCQEAYLLAFEHYINYRKHNIPHFWPKLLMKVTDLRMIGACHASRFLHMKVECPNELFPPLFLEVFEDQDV, from the exons ATGGCGGGCTCCCAAATTTTTTTGAACGAAACCAGTGAAACGGGCTTCTCAAGTCACGCATTCGGCATCTG GTGGCTCGATGTGCCAAAGAGAAAAAGGAAGAACAGCCAGTCTTCGGTGAAGAGCATGTCAG CTCTTAGCATCTCTGTTCCAGGGTACATCCCCAGCTACCTGGAGAAGGATGAGCCGTGCGTGGTGTGCGGCGACAAGGCCACCGGTTACCACTACCGCTGCATCACATGCGAGGGCTGCAAG GGTTTCTTCCGTCGAACCATCCAAAAGAACCTCCACCCGGCGTACTCGTGTAAATACGAAAGCTGCTGCATCATCGACAAGATCACCCGCAACCAGTGCCAGCTTTGCCGTTTTAAGAAGTGCATCGCCGTTGGCATGGCCATGGACT TGGTCTTGGACGATTCGAAGCGCGTTGCCAAACGCCGTCTCATCGAGGAGAATCGGGAGAAACGAAAAAGGGAGGAGCTGGTGCGGACCATGCAGGTGAGGCCGGAACCCGACGCCTCGGAGTGGGAACTGATCAGGATGGTGACCGAGGCCCACCGTCACACCAACGCCCAGGGAGCCAGCTGGAAACAGAAGCGCAAGTTCCTG CCGGATGATATCGGCCAGGGCTTGGTGCCCGCGTCAGAAGGAGACAAGGTGGACCTGGAAGCCTTCAGCGAATTCACCAAGATCATGACGCCTGCCATCACGCGGGTGGTGGACTTTGCCAAGAAACTGCCCATGTTCTCGGAG CTTCCGTGCGAAGACCAGATCATCTTGTTGAAAGGCTGCTGCATGGAGATCATGTCGCTGCGCGCCGCCGTGCGCTACGACCCGGACAGCGAGACCCTGACGCTGAACGGCGAGATGGCCGTCAAACGGGAGCAGCTGAAGAACGGCGGCTTGGGCGTGGTGTCGGACGCCATCTTTGATTTGGGCAAGAGCCTGGCCCAGTTTAACTTGGACGACTCGGAGGTGGCGCTGATGCAGGCCGTCCTTCTCATGAGCTCAG ATCGCTCGGGGCTGACGAGCGTGGAGAAGATCGAGCAGTGCCAAGAGGCGTACCTGCTGGCGTTTGAGCACTACATCAACTACCGCAAGCACAACATTCCTCACTTCTGGCCCAAGCTGCTGATGAAGGTCACGGACCTGCGCATGATCGGGGCGTGCCACGCCAGCCGCTTCCTCCACATGAAGGTGGAGTGTCCCAACGAACTCTTTCCGCCGCTCTTCCTGGAGGTCTTTGAGGACCAGGATGTGTGA
- the LOC127589416 gene encoding thyroid hormone receptor alpha isoform X7, which yields MSALSISVPGYIPSYLEKDEPCVVCGDKATGYHYRCITCEGCKGFFRRTIQKNLHPAYSCKYESCCIIDKITRNQCQLCRFKKCIAVGMAMDLVLDDSKRVAKRRLIEENREKRKREELVRTMQVRPEPDASEWELIRMVTEAHRHTNAQGASWKQKRKFLVTDEPFVFIRYRFVSLNRMRFSRPQPDDIGQGLVPASEGDKVDLEAFSEFTKIMTPAITRVVDFAKKLPMFSELPCEDQIILLKGCCMEIMSLRAAVRYDPDSETLTLNGEMAVKREQLKNGGLGVVSDAIFDLGKSLAQFNLDDSEVALMQAVLLMSSDRSGLTSVEKIEQCQEAYLLAFEHYINYRKHNIPHFWPKLLMKVTDLRMIGACHASRFLHMKVECPNELFPPLFLEVFEDQDV from the exons ATGTCAG CTCTTAGCATCTCTGTTCCAGGGTACATCCCCAGCTACCTGGAGAAGGATGAGCCGTGCGTGGTGTGCGGCGACAAGGCCACCGGTTACCACTACCGCTGCATCACATGCGAGGGCTGCAAG GGTTTCTTCCGTCGAACCATCCAAAAGAACCTCCACCCGGCGTACTCGTGTAAATACGAAAGCTGCTGCATCATCGACAAGATCACCCGCAACCAGTGCCAGCTTTGCCGTTTTAAGAAGTGCATCGCCGTTGGCATGGCCATGGACT TGGTCTTGGACGATTCGAAGCGCGTTGCCAAACGCCGTCTCATCGAGGAGAATCGGGAGAAACGAAAAAGGGAGGAGCTGGTGCGGACCATGCAGGTGAGGCCGGAACCCGACGCCTCGGAGTGGGAACTGATCAGGATGGTGACCGAGGCCCACCGTCACACCAACGCCCAGGGAGCCAGCTGGAAACAGAAGCGCAAGTTCCTGGTAACTGACGAGCCCTTTGTTTTCATACGCTATCGATTCGTATCCCTTAACCGAATGAGGTTTTCGCGCCCGCAGCCGGATGATATCGGCCAGGGCTTGGTGCCCGCGTCAGAAGGAGACAAGGTGGACCTGGAAGCCTTCAGCGAATTCACCAAGATCATGACGCCTGCCATCACGCGGGTGGTGGACTTTGCCAAGAAACTGCCCATGTTCTCGGAG CTTCCGTGCGAAGACCAGATCATCTTGTTGAAAGGCTGCTGCATGGAGATCATGTCGCTGCGCGCCGCCGTGCGCTACGACCCGGACAGCGAGACCCTGACGCTGAACGGCGAGATGGCCGTCAAACGGGAGCAGCTGAAGAACGGCGGCTTGGGCGTGGTGTCGGACGCCATCTTTGATTTGGGCAAGAGCCTGGCCCAGTTTAACTTGGACGACTCGGAGGTGGCGCTGATGCAGGCCGTCCTTCTCATGAGCTCAG ATCGCTCGGGGCTGACGAGCGTGGAGAAGATCGAGCAGTGCCAAGAGGCGTACCTGCTGGCGTTTGAGCACTACATCAACTACCGCAAGCACAACATTCCTCACTTCTGGCCCAAGCTGCTGATGAAGGTCACGGACCTGCGCATGATCGGGGCGTGCCACGCCAGCCGCTTCCTCCACATGAAGGTGGAGTGTCCCAACGAACTCTTTCCGCCGCTCTTCCTGGAGGTCTTTGAGGACCAGGATGTGTGA
- the LOC127589416 gene encoding thyroid hormone receptor alpha isoform X6, whose product METKSKKQNKSPVKDEKGWLDVPKRKRKNSQSSVKSMSGYIPSYLEKDEPCVVCGDKATGYHYRCITCEGCKGFFRRTIQKNLHPAYSCKYESCCIIDKITRNQCQLCRFKKCIAVGMAMDLVLDDSKRVAKRRLIEENREKRKREELVRTMQVRPEPDASEWELIRMVTEAHRHTNAQGASWKQKRKFLPDDIGQGLVPASEGDKVDLEAFSEFTKIMTPAITRVVDFAKKLPMFSELPCEDQIILLKGCCMEIMSLRAAVRYDPDSETLTLNGEMAVKREQLKNGGLGVVSDAIFDLGKSLAQFNLDDSEVALMQAVLLMSSDRSGLTSVEKIEQCQEAYLLAFEHYINYRKHNIPHFWPKLLMKVTDLRMIGACHASRFLHMKVECPNELFPPLFLEVFEDQDV is encoded by the exons ATGGAGACAAAGTCCAAGAAGCAGAATAAATCACCGGTGAAAGATGAGAAAGG GTGGCTCGATGTGCCAAAGAGAAAAAGGAAGAACAGCCAGTCTTCGGTGAAGAGCATGTCAG GGTACATCCCCAGCTACCTGGAGAAGGATGAGCCGTGCGTGGTGTGCGGCGACAAGGCCACCGGTTACCACTACCGCTGCATCACATGCGAGGGCTGCAAG GGTTTCTTCCGTCGAACCATCCAAAAGAACCTCCACCCGGCGTACTCGTGTAAATACGAAAGCTGCTGCATCATCGACAAGATCACCCGCAACCAGTGCCAGCTTTGCCGTTTTAAGAAGTGCATCGCCGTTGGCATGGCCATGGACT TGGTCTTGGACGATTCGAAGCGCGTTGCCAAACGCCGTCTCATCGAGGAGAATCGGGAGAAACGAAAAAGGGAGGAGCTGGTGCGGACCATGCAGGTGAGGCCGGAACCCGACGCCTCGGAGTGGGAACTGATCAGGATGGTGACCGAGGCCCACCGTCACACCAACGCCCAGGGAGCCAGCTGGAAACAGAAGCGCAAGTTCCTG CCGGATGATATCGGCCAGGGCTTGGTGCCCGCGTCAGAAGGAGACAAGGTGGACCTGGAAGCCTTCAGCGAATTCACCAAGATCATGACGCCTGCCATCACGCGGGTGGTGGACTTTGCCAAGAAACTGCCCATGTTCTCGGAG CTTCCGTGCGAAGACCAGATCATCTTGTTGAAAGGCTGCTGCATGGAGATCATGTCGCTGCGCGCCGCCGTGCGCTACGACCCGGACAGCGAGACCCTGACGCTGAACGGCGAGATGGCCGTCAAACGGGAGCAGCTGAAGAACGGCGGCTTGGGCGTGGTGTCGGACGCCATCTTTGATTTGGGCAAGAGCCTGGCCCAGTTTAACTTGGACGACTCGGAGGTGGCGCTGATGCAGGCCGTCCTTCTCATGAGCTCAG ATCGCTCGGGGCTGACGAGCGTGGAGAAGATCGAGCAGTGCCAAGAGGCGTACCTGCTGGCGTTTGAGCACTACATCAACTACCGCAAGCACAACATTCCTCACTTCTGGCCCAAGCTGCTGATGAAGGTCACGGACCTGCGCATGATCGGGGCGTGCCACGCCAGCCGCTTCCTCCACATGAAGGTGGAGTGTCCCAACGAACTCTTTCCGCCGCTCTTCCTGGAGGTCTTTGAGGACCAGGATGTGTGA
- the LOC127589416 gene encoding thyroid hormone receptor alpha isoform X3, translating into METKSKKQNKSPVKDEKGWLDVPKRKRKNSQSSVKSMSGYIPSYLEKDEPCVVCGDKATGYHYRCITCEGCKGFFRRTIQKNLHPAYSCKYESCCIIDKITRNQCQLCRFKKCIAVGMAMDLVLDDSKRVAKRRLIEENREKRKREELVRTMQVRPEPDASEWELIRMVTEAHRHTNAQGASWKQKRKFLVTDEPFVFIRYRFVSLNRMRFSRPQPDDIGQGLVPASEGDKVDLEAFSEFTKIMTPAITRVVDFAKKLPMFSELPCEDQIILLKGCCMEIMSLRAAVRYDPDSETLTLNGEMAVKREQLKNGGLGVVSDAIFDLGKSLAQFNLDDSEVALMQAVLLMSSDRSGLTSVEKIEQCQEAYLLAFEHYINYRKHNIPHFWPKLLMKVTDLRMIGACHASRFLHMKVECPNELFPPLFLEVFEDQDV; encoded by the exons ATGGAGACAAAGTCCAAGAAGCAGAATAAATCACCGGTGAAAGATGAGAAAGG GTGGCTCGATGTGCCAAAGAGAAAAAGGAAGAACAGCCAGTCTTCGGTGAAGAGCATGTCAG GGTACATCCCCAGCTACCTGGAGAAGGATGAGCCGTGCGTGGTGTGCGGCGACAAGGCCACCGGTTACCACTACCGCTGCATCACATGCGAGGGCTGCAAG GGTTTCTTCCGTCGAACCATCCAAAAGAACCTCCACCCGGCGTACTCGTGTAAATACGAAAGCTGCTGCATCATCGACAAGATCACCCGCAACCAGTGCCAGCTTTGCCGTTTTAAGAAGTGCATCGCCGTTGGCATGGCCATGGACT TGGTCTTGGACGATTCGAAGCGCGTTGCCAAACGCCGTCTCATCGAGGAGAATCGGGAGAAACGAAAAAGGGAGGAGCTGGTGCGGACCATGCAGGTGAGGCCGGAACCCGACGCCTCGGAGTGGGAACTGATCAGGATGGTGACCGAGGCCCACCGTCACACCAACGCCCAGGGAGCCAGCTGGAAACAGAAGCGCAAGTTCCTGGTAACTGACGAGCCCTTTGTTTTCATACGCTATCGATTCGTATCCCTTAACCGAATGAGGTTTTCGCGCCCGCAGCCGGATGATATCGGCCAGGGCTTGGTGCCCGCGTCAGAAGGAGACAAGGTGGACCTGGAAGCCTTCAGCGAATTCACCAAGATCATGACGCCTGCCATCACGCGGGTGGTGGACTTTGCCAAGAAACTGCCCATGTTCTCGGAG CTTCCGTGCGAAGACCAGATCATCTTGTTGAAAGGCTGCTGCATGGAGATCATGTCGCTGCGCGCCGCCGTGCGCTACGACCCGGACAGCGAGACCCTGACGCTGAACGGCGAGATGGCCGTCAAACGGGAGCAGCTGAAGAACGGCGGCTTGGGCGTGGTGTCGGACGCCATCTTTGATTTGGGCAAGAGCCTGGCCCAGTTTAACTTGGACGACTCGGAGGTGGCGCTGATGCAGGCCGTCCTTCTCATGAGCTCAG ATCGCTCGGGGCTGACGAGCGTGGAGAAGATCGAGCAGTGCCAAGAGGCGTACCTGCTGGCGTTTGAGCACTACATCAACTACCGCAAGCACAACATTCCTCACTTCTGGCCCAAGCTGCTGATGAAGGTCACGGACCTGCGCATGATCGGGGCGTGCCACGCCAGCCGCTTCCTCCACATGAAGGTGGAGTGTCCCAACGAACTCTTTCCGCCGCTCTTCCTGGAGGTCTTTGAGGACCAGGATGTGTGA
- the LOC127589416 gene encoding thyroid hormone receptor alpha isoform X8: MSGYIPSYLEKDEPCVVCGDKATGYHYRCITCEGCKGFFRRTIQKNLHPAYSCKYESCCIIDKITRNQCQLCRFKKCIAVGMAMDLVLDDSKRVAKRRLIEENREKRKREELVRTMQVRPEPDASEWELIRMVTEAHRHTNAQGASWKQKRKFLVTDEPFVFIRYRFVSLNRMRFSRPQPDDIGQGLVPASEGDKVDLEAFSEFTKIMTPAITRVVDFAKKLPMFSELPCEDQIILLKGCCMEIMSLRAAVRYDPDSETLTLNGEMAVKREQLKNGGLGVVSDAIFDLGKSLAQFNLDDSEVALMQAVLLMSSDRSGLTSVEKIEQCQEAYLLAFEHYINYRKHNIPHFWPKLLMKVTDLRMIGACHASRFLHMKVECPNELFPPLFLEVFEDQDV, from the exons ATGTCAG GGTACATCCCCAGCTACCTGGAGAAGGATGAGCCGTGCGTGGTGTGCGGCGACAAGGCCACCGGTTACCACTACCGCTGCATCACATGCGAGGGCTGCAAG GGTTTCTTCCGTCGAACCATCCAAAAGAACCTCCACCCGGCGTACTCGTGTAAATACGAAAGCTGCTGCATCATCGACAAGATCACCCGCAACCAGTGCCAGCTTTGCCGTTTTAAGAAGTGCATCGCCGTTGGCATGGCCATGGACT TGGTCTTGGACGATTCGAAGCGCGTTGCCAAACGCCGTCTCATCGAGGAGAATCGGGAGAAACGAAAAAGGGAGGAGCTGGTGCGGACCATGCAGGTGAGGCCGGAACCCGACGCCTCGGAGTGGGAACTGATCAGGATGGTGACCGAGGCCCACCGTCACACCAACGCCCAGGGAGCCAGCTGGAAACAGAAGCGCAAGTTCCTGGTAACTGACGAGCCCTTTGTTTTCATACGCTATCGATTCGTATCCCTTAACCGAATGAGGTTTTCGCGCCCGCAGCCGGATGATATCGGCCAGGGCTTGGTGCCCGCGTCAGAAGGAGACAAGGTGGACCTGGAAGCCTTCAGCGAATTCACCAAGATCATGACGCCTGCCATCACGCGGGTGGTGGACTTTGCCAAGAAACTGCCCATGTTCTCGGAG CTTCCGTGCGAAGACCAGATCATCTTGTTGAAAGGCTGCTGCATGGAGATCATGTCGCTGCGCGCCGCCGTGCGCTACGACCCGGACAGCGAGACCCTGACGCTGAACGGCGAGATGGCCGTCAAACGGGAGCAGCTGAAGAACGGCGGCTTGGGCGTGGTGTCGGACGCCATCTTTGATTTGGGCAAGAGCCTGGCCCAGTTTAACTTGGACGACTCGGAGGTGGCGCTGATGCAGGCCGTCCTTCTCATGAGCTCAG ATCGCTCGGGGCTGACGAGCGTGGAGAAGATCGAGCAGTGCCAAGAGGCGTACCTGCTGGCGTTTGAGCACTACATCAACTACCGCAAGCACAACATTCCTCACTTCTGGCCCAAGCTGCTGATGAAGGTCACGGACCTGCGCATGATCGGGGCGTGCCACGCCAGCCGCTTCCTCCACATGAAGGTGGAGTGTCCCAACGAACTCTTTCCGCCGCTCTTCCTGGAGGTCTTTGAGGACCAGGATGTGTGA
- the LOC127589416 gene encoding thyroid hormone receptor alpha isoform X5, giving the protein MAGSQIFLNETSETGFSSHAFGIWWLDVPKRKRKNSQSSVKSMSGYIPSYLEKDEPCVVCGDKATGYHYRCITCEGCKGFFRRTIQKNLHPAYSCKYESCCIIDKITRNQCQLCRFKKCIAVGMAMDLVLDDSKRVAKRRLIEENREKRKREELVRTMQVRPEPDASEWELIRMVTEAHRHTNAQGASWKQKRKFLPDDIGQGLVPASEGDKVDLEAFSEFTKIMTPAITRVVDFAKKLPMFSELPCEDQIILLKGCCMEIMSLRAAVRYDPDSETLTLNGEMAVKREQLKNGGLGVVSDAIFDLGKSLAQFNLDDSEVALMQAVLLMSSDRSGLTSVEKIEQCQEAYLLAFEHYINYRKHNIPHFWPKLLMKVTDLRMIGACHASRFLHMKVECPNELFPPLFLEVFEDQDV; this is encoded by the exons ATGGCGGGCTCCCAAATTTTTTTGAACGAAACCAGTGAAACGGGCTTCTCAAGTCACGCATTCGGCATCTG GTGGCTCGATGTGCCAAAGAGAAAAAGGAAGAACAGCCAGTCTTCGGTGAAGAGCATGTCAG GGTACATCCCCAGCTACCTGGAGAAGGATGAGCCGTGCGTGGTGTGCGGCGACAAGGCCACCGGTTACCACTACCGCTGCATCACATGCGAGGGCTGCAAG GGTTTCTTCCGTCGAACCATCCAAAAGAACCTCCACCCGGCGTACTCGTGTAAATACGAAAGCTGCTGCATCATCGACAAGATCACCCGCAACCAGTGCCAGCTTTGCCGTTTTAAGAAGTGCATCGCCGTTGGCATGGCCATGGACT TGGTCTTGGACGATTCGAAGCGCGTTGCCAAACGCCGTCTCATCGAGGAGAATCGGGAGAAACGAAAAAGGGAGGAGCTGGTGCGGACCATGCAGGTGAGGCCGGAACCCGACGCCTCGGAGTGGGAACTGATCAGGATGGTGACCGAGGCCCACCGTCACACCAACGCCCAGGGAGCCAGCTGGAAACAGAAGCGCAAGTTCCTG CCGGATGATATCGGCCAGGGCTTGGTGCCCGCGTCAGAAGGAGACAAGGTGGACCTGGAAGCCTTCAGCGAATTCACCAAGATCATGACGCCTGCCATCACGCGGGTGGTGGACTTTGCCAAGAAACTGCCCATGTTCTCGGAG CTTCCGTGCGAAGACCAGATCATCTTGTTGAAAGGCTGCTGCATGGAGATCATGTCGCTGCGCGCCGCCGTGCGCTACGACCCGGACAGCGAGACCCTGACGCTGAACGGCGAGATGGCCGTCAAACGGGAGCAGCTGAAGAACGGCGGCTTGGGCGTGGTGTCGGACGCCATCTTTGATTTGGGCAAGAGCCTGGCCCAGTTTAACTTGGACGACTCGGAGGTGGCGCTGATGCAGGCCGTCCTTCTCATGAGCTCAG ATCGCTCGGGGCTGACGAGCGTGGAGAAGATCGAGCAGTGCCAAGAGGCGTACCTGCTGGCGTTTGAGCACTACATCAACTACCGCAAGCACAACATTCCTCACTTCTGGCCCAAGCTGCTGATGAAGGTCACGGACCTGCGCATGATCGGGGCGTGCCACGCCAGCCGCTTCCTCCACATGAAGGTGGAGTGTCCCAACGAACTCTTTCCGCCGCTCTTCCTGGAGGTCTTTGAGGACCAGGATGTGTGA